Genomic window (Lycium barbarum isolate Lr01 chromosome 2, ASM1917538v2, whole genome shotgun sequence):
CATACATGCATCCTCATTAATTTCTTAATACATAATACATGAACTGAGTAAACTCATGTACTTGAGATGAATTTAGTTTACTTTTTCAACACATACAACTTAAACTGAACAAGATTGAGAAGAACATAATAAAGTTCTAGTAATAAAAATGGAGGGGAAGTCTTGGTTCCATGATCATAGATACGGGCTTATTTGGGTGTGTAGTTAATCCATAAATCTCCTCCATGCTTATATCTTCTGGCTTCATATCTCGTGGTAACTTCCAATTGAATCCATGTAACAAGTTAGCCATTGTTGTCCTAACAACCTTAATACCAAAGCTATACCCAGGGCACTTCCTCCTACCAGAACCAAATGGCAACATTGTGAAGTTTTGCCCTTTTATGTCTACGTTATTTTCAATAAACCTTTCTGGAATAAACTCTTCTGGCCTATCCCAATACTTTGGATTTCTTCCTAAAGACCATGCGTTCACATAAACAAGTGTCCCTTTTGGTATGTCATAACCAGCAACATTGCAGTCCTCAAGGGAGTAATGGGGAGGAAGCAATGCAGCTAAAGGGTGCAGTCTAAATGTCTCTTTAATTATGGCTTCTAGATAAGGTAGTTTAGAGAAGTCCTCTTCTTCTACCCATCTTTCTTTTCCAATGGCTACATCAAGTTCTTGGTGTGCCTTGTCGATGATGTTTGGTCTCCTCAAAAGTTCTTGAAATGCCCATTCTATTGCTGCTGCTGAAGTATCTGTTCCACCAGCTAGCAAATCCTGGCATtgatagaaaaagaaagaaaaaaaaacaagtattAACAACAAAGAAAATGGTCTATCAATCTTCTTTGATATTGTCATGAATATTATTTCTAGTTTAATGCATTGACAACTCATTAAACTTGtcagtaaattttatttagacactcgaactacGACTTATCTCAATTTAGTACCTGAACACATGGTAAAGTGTTCCTATTAGACACTTTCAGTTCaaattttgaaaagtgttttgcGCGTGTTCTAAAGCTAAAGCGTCTATTAGGTAGttaagttaaccacataaaatatgtcatctcctttatttatgcacATTAGCCTCAATTGGAACAGGCTTGAAGTTTTACTGGTTATTAAGGATAATGCGTATAATTGAAGAAAGtgacatattttatgtgattaacttAACTAACTAAGAGACGCTTGAGAACATGCTCAACTTTTTTTCAGAATTAACTGAAAGTGTCTAATAGAAACACTTTATCATCTGTGCAAGTGCTCAATCGGAACAAGCCATAGTTCAAGTGTCTAAATAAATTTTACTGGCAAGTTTAAGGGGCAGTGAATGTACTAAGCGGAAAAAATAAGCAAACTTACATGTATTATTCCCATCATGCTATCGGTAGTAAGCTTAACTTCAAGATTAGGGTCATCAGCAAGATGCAACAGAACATCAACCATGTCCGTTGGAACATAATTCTCCTCTGTTTGTCTCTTTGCCTTGTGATCTTCAAGTACATATTTGTAATATTCTGTCAAATTCTTCCCTAACGCCTTCATTCGTTTTATGTATCCTTGCAAGTCGAACCAACTAAGCCAAGGTACCCAATCCCCAAGATTAATCACCCCACCAAGAAAAAACCACTCATCCAACATCAATTGCAATGTTTGAAGTGTTACTATTGAATCATCACTACAGTACTTGCCACTCATAACCAACCTACTTATAGTGCGAAGGGTAAATCGAGGTAAATGGTCTTGAAGCAAAATTGGTTTTCCTGAGAGAGGAAAAAGACGAGAAATCAAAGTTCGTCTTTCCTCAACATGAATATACTTTAATGAATCAAGCCTCTTGGGATTAAATATCTCGGTTTGGCAGATATTTCTAGCTTGACGCAAATGTGCACCGTAAGGTGCCCATGTCATGTCTGAGTAGTTAAAGCTAGTGTACTTACCAGCAGCTAATGCAGGGCGAGAAGCAAAGATAGCATCATGTGTTTTCAATATCTCTTTAGCCATTTCTGGAGATGATGCTACTAGAACAGGCTTGGAACCAAATTTTAGGAGCATTAAGTCTCCATATTTTTGTGAAAGATGGTGCAAAGAGTTATGTGGGAGTGAACCAAGGAGGTTCAGATTGCCAATTATTGGCCATGGCCTTGGACCTGGTGGTAGTTTCCTTTTGGGATATTGGTTGAAATATTTTGAGAGAAAAACTAATGCTAGTAGCCACGCGCCCAATGCTATGAAAACCCAAGATATATCCATCACTGTTAATGGATGATTGCAGTTGAACTTGCAATAATTCAAGAAAGCATGAGAATTTATAGGGCAACCTGCCACTATTTAATAAAGAATTAAGACAATAATGCATAATAGAGTTTAATCTAGCGTTCGGACATAGATTTGgttgaaacttgaaaaaaaaaagttttgaagttgcattaaaaaatagtttttgaaaaaataaagttgAATTTGGACATGCATATGAAATGTAAGCATTCTATCAAAAGGGTCTTAAATATTAAGGCCATATAATTTGGacttcaaatttgaaatttgtgTTTGTTTATGATATTTGAACAAAAATTTTAActtcaatttgaatttttttccaaattcaccTCAAAGGTAGAATTTCAATTCCAAGTTtatgtttttaattttctaaaatttaaaacttgattcataagtttatattttccaAAGAAAAACGTATAATTTTAACTTTTGCAAAATAAAAAAAGACTAATGCCCGTCGTAAAGAGATTGTCTGTATCATgggggaggattatattaaagcaTAACTAGTTACTATTGTTGTTAATTTATTGACCAGTGGATCTTTGTAGAATTGTGTGTATTTGAAAGTTTGTAATAGTGTGTAATCACAAGCATTTATTTATAGAAAAAAAATAGAGATATGCgatttattcaaaaaaaaaaaacgattgaTTAATGCGGCGCCTTAGGATATTCCGATACCTTGTTTATGAACTATGGTTTGCTTATTTGGTAAAAGGCTAAGGATCGGAAAGGTTTGATAGTTTTCATAAATTGTGGGATTTTCGTATTTATAAGATTAAGTACTATTTTTTAAATTCAAATTGCTTGTTTAAATAAAATTTCAATACTTCAAATTATCAACCTCAACTCAAACTAAAGATTTCAAGTTCACGTCCAAACGCTTACTAAATTTAACTTTTATGCCCGGATAGTACACAGCTTATTTACTCCATCAAGTTAATGTTACACAAAACCCCACGTTAATGTCTATTGTAGTTTTGTTTTGGTAACATGAAGAAAGCAATAAATTACTTAAAATTCGCTGATAGTGTGGAAAGTTACCGGTTTCTAGTTTCTTTTTTAACTTTGGTGAAGGGAAAGGAAATTCTCTTAGATTTCTTTTCCCGCTGTGAATAGTTAAAAGGGGAAAGGTAGATGGGAGTGGTTTTTCGTGGAATGGTGGACCTTAACAAATTGTTTATTGTTTTCCCCGGTTGAGTGAAGAAAATATCTCGAACCTTCAATTGTTTGACAATCCAATCTCCATTATTTTTCAACACAACTACAGCCTTGACACTTACTTGATTCAATCTCTTATTTTGCAATACGTCATCTCAGGTGACTTCAAGACAAGCCCACATATCTTACCACTACCTAGAGTGGACGATCAGCTACTGCCAAGTTTCATTGAATTAATTTTTAATTGAAACCAGATAAACATGAACTTGCAAAGCGATAATCACACTTGACCAAATGGCAACAAAACAAAAACGTCACAATATTTATTTCAGAtatttaatattattattattattattacggtatagaagagccggttcgctcaactttttcgtcgtccgttccaattttaaaaaaaaaattatgggccccatatatattaaacaataactaatattaaaaaaaatgtgggctccatattaaacaccaaccagtattaaaaaaaagagaagaaaaaaagtgaaacccactaCCTTCAAACTCACAGGTAAAacaaaatggaccccatattaacaaaatcaagcaatattaaaaaaagaaaaaaagtgaatctcatattaaaaaaaacaaacaatgttaaaaaaaaaaatgcatcatATATCAAAAAATCAGGCAATTCCACCCAGAAGGTAATGGGCTACTCCTACAACACGTCCTTGTATAATGCTCAAGGCTCTCGGCTGAGTAgcacaattaaatcaataatgatggattaattgtcacatgcgtatcaacccattagtgggagcaaatgaaattattgtacagcaacatacttaaaatacttatatattaaaataagatagaatttaattactttttcattttttcttactctaataaatgtgaaaagagattaatgtcataaaaaaatatcaaaatggagatcaaataattaataaggaaaattagtgaaattataattctaattgacgtttccttaaaaaatcgtgtaaaaaacaacatgacaagtaaaatgagttaaacaaaaaatatttactaaaaattaaaaaatagaagttcttcatttaaatagaaaatcaaatttctactttgtttcattttaaacatgtaaaattaatataataatttgaattagaattatccaaatcaaaatttgataaaaaaaattatatgtattactttactattactactatatagaagagccggtttataaaggcaagatcgtcgtccgtgttcggtcccacttttttatttaaggtcAAAAAAAtcttttgtggtcccacccacttttttatttaagggcaaaaaaatgacgttttatactttatattaccaactcttctaaaaagtagatagaaatactttattatatttctatttttctactatatagaagcatcggtttacccatgcttcgtcgtcagtcactcttaaaaaaaaaaaaaaaagtggaccccacacttaaaacgccgagcaatattaaaaaaaaaaaggtggaccccaccctctccaaactcatgaaaaaaaaagtggaccccatattaaaaaaaaacgtgcactccatatattaaaatatcaaacaatattcatgtaattcccaaagtatccccatcaagtcaataatagtggattcattgccacatgcatattaacccattagtgggagcaaatgaaattattgcacagaaAAAACATGGgccccatattattacttttcttcaaaatatttaattgttgtatttgctattccgccatgtcatttatttgttatgtttactaaaatatatatatttaagaaataagatacaatttaattacttttttatttttattcttattctaataaatgtgaaaagagattaatatcaaatgaagatcaaataatgaataaggtaaattagtcaaattataattctaattcacgtttccttaaaaaaccatgcaaaagacaacatgacaagtaaaatgagctaaaccgagaatatttaccaaaaattaaaaaatagcatttcttcgtttaaatagaaaatctatttctactttgtttcattttaaacatgtaaaattaatttaataatttgaattagaattatccaaatcaaaatttgataaaaaaataataagtattttacacctttaaattaatcgaattaaaattgaaaatatcaactgatgcttaaatattgctattattttatctcaaagaaaggaaaatagttttcttttaaacaagtcttctcttttaaaaaatattaataaattttcgtagcaaacacgaatataataaagttttagatacggagcacaaattacaatgttatattaattgtatatgttgtcttttgcatggtttagatacggagcacatatatatattatcactatctaaacacaactacatatacatagatacactataatctgaagtgttgggcccgtgctgcgCCATCTAGTTAAGAATAGTAAACAAACATAGAACAACTGGTCTACCAGCAATAGTACAGTAATAGTAGCAACTTCGTTTGGAGCTGGAAAGCCACTAATGGCCATTAAAGCTTATAAGTCATCTTGGAAAACCTAATTACAACATGCTATTGGAGTACTTTAGTACTTAATTCCCAACAGAAAACCATAAAGACAAATAAAGATAAGCTTCCAGTAATCCGTGTTTTCATTAGCAAAGCAACCTCGTAGAGAAAAAACACTATATACATGCAGATGCAGGTTTCAACTGATAGTGTGGAAAGTTTCGCAAATAAACTAAATTCTTAGAAATTACAGGAAGTGTCTTTTCTTTTGCCATTTCGGGATTGATAATCCTAAATAGTACTAAGTCCCTTTTTTCTTTGTGAAAGATATTTTTGGACGATTACGAATTTAACTTGGTCATGCCTTGCTTTGTTTGTGTTCTCTCCCACCGATCTGCTTCAAAGATGATGTCCAATCATACACGATTTGTAAGTGTCTTTTGAACATTTTTAATATTATTCAAAgtatttttcttcttcctttgaCCATACATTTCACATGGTAGCAGTCAATGTTTTTCACATTGGTAGCAGCCACAAAGATACAAATTTGGTACAAATGTTTCTCACGTTTTTGTGGTCAAAAAATGTGACTACTATACCTTTTCATCCATTATATAAGGATGAATTATTATTCACCATaatatacattcaaatacataaaaaaaatcctTAACTTGTGAGAGTAGAGAGGATATATATCCTTTGGAGAATTCataaaaagtgaaaaaaagtaaaaataaaagagtttattagttgaaggaaggtgttcttctttggtggagctttggactcaacatcttgtccagagtttattgagttatacgacgtgttcgggttgttgtatcctggaggggacaagtcagaaagacttactgctggaccggtaaatttgctgcagtgggcttgaatctccttaaagagagcgagatatccgcgcctcagccgaagaaattttatttcttcatttttatttttcaattgtaattgtaatttcattgcaatatcaccaacaattttaaggagattcaaatggctacaattgaaaaatcggcggatgtcaaagtaggagatcttaacaagccatttcggttcaacggtacttattttaagagatggaagggtaaaGTACTGTTCTACTTAAGCCTTCTCAATGTTTCTTATGTGTTAAATGAGAAGAATCCAAATAAAGTAGACAACTCttccatgaatgatgaagaacttatttctcttcaagaaaAAACTGAAAAGTACGATAAAGATTCATACAAGTTGTcggtattatttacttaattgtctatcagataatttttatgattattatgatagaacttactctactgcaaagaaaatttggaaagcGTTGCAGAGTAAATATGATACCGAGGAGGCTGGAGCGAAAAAATATGCTGCTAGTAGATTTTTTCGTTTCCAAATGGTGGACAACAAATCAGTGGCAGACCAAGCCCAAGATTTTATAATGATCGTTGGAGAGCTCAGGTCCGAGGAAATAAAAATTGGAGATAACCTTATTGTTTGtggcataatagataaacttccacattcatggaaggaatttcaaaaaactatgcgccacaaacaaaaggaaacctcTCTTGAAACGTTGATTATGCGAATACGCATGGAGGAAGAAGCAAGGGGTCAAGATGCACTTTTGCAAACGGAAGAGAGCAGCTTACAACCCGTCACaaataaggtaaatttaattacttcaaataatgctgctcctaatgctaacaaaaatacctctatgaagcctaagaagaaaatatttaagaaaaataacggtagacctcccaagaaaaataatggtggtatcaaccaagcacaaaatcaacaagcacaaaatagaggaccatgctttgtctgtggcaagagtgggcatattgctcgattttgcaagtttcggAAACGTGGTCCTACACCTCAGGCGAACATTACCGAAAAGCCACTTGTGGCGATGATAACAGacataaatatggttgaaaatgttgatggatgGTGGGCTGATTCTGGTGCAAACCGTCATGTCTGCTATGACAAAGATTGGTTCAAAGTGTATACTCCATTTGAGGAGCCCAAAACCATCATGCTTGGTGATTCTCACACTACTCAAGTGCTTGGAAAGGGAGATGTCGAGTTGAGCTTTACCTCAGGAAGGGTGTTAACTCTAAAAGATGTACTTTTTACTCCTTCTATGAGAAAAAATTTGATGTCTAGTTTTCTTCTTAACAAAGCAGGCTTCAAACAAATTATTGAGTCTGATGAATATGTAATAGTGAAAAAGGGTATTTTTGTGGGAAAGAGGTATGCTTGTGATAGGATgtttaagttgaatgttgagatgaataaagttactaattctgtttacatgctttcttccactaatttttggcatgctcgtttgtgtcatattaataatcgttatgtgggaatcatgagtagtttaggattaatcccaatgattaaaaaggattttgaaaaatgtgaagcttgtagtaaagccaaaatcacaaaaaggcctcattttcaagttgaaagaaaaactgaattattagagttaattcatactgatatttgtgaacttggaggaattttaactcgtgaaggaaatagatattttattacttttattgatgatttttctaagtatacatatgttttcttgatgaaaaataaaagtgatgcttttgaaaattttaaaatttatctccatgaagttgaaaatcagtttggtagaaaaataaaaagaattagaagtgatagaggccgtgaatatgagtctaacgagtttaattcttttgttagatcgttgggaataattcatgaaactactccacCTTACTCTCCTGCATCTAATGGTGTAGCagagagaaaaaatagaactttCGTTGAGTTGACAAATGTCATGCTTATTGAGTCTAGTGCACCTTTAAATTTTTGGAGTGAAGCTATTTTAACTGCTTGTTATGTGTTGAATCGTGTGCCTCATAAAAAGACTAAATTAACACCATTTGAGTTGTGGAGAGGTCACAAGCCAAATTTGGGATATATAAGAGTttggggttgtctagcttatgtaaggctaatggatcccaaaataagtaaattgggtaaaaaagttactacttgtgcttttcttgattatgcttcaaatagtacagcctatagattttttagtcttgaagataatataataatagaatcaggagatgctatttttcatgaaaataaattttcatttgattctaaaaatagtgGAGGTCATAGGACTAATGAAAATATTTTGTCACTACCTAGCTCTTCtacttttgttttgaaaaataaagaaagtgatgattttgagttaagaagaagtaaaagagctagagtagaaaaagattttggtcctgatttttatgtttttaatgttggagatgaccctctcaatttacaagaaactttatcttcacatgatgctattttttggaaagaggctgtaaatgatgaaatggaatcacttatttccaatataacttggaagttagttgatttaccaccgggttgtaaaacaattgggtgtaaatgggtccttagaaaaaagttaaaaccggatggctctgttgataaatataaggctagactagttgctaaaggttttaaacaactagaaggcctagaattttttgatactttttctccggtaactagaattacatccataaggcttttaattgctattgctgcaatttttgatttgcacattcaccaaatggatgtaaaaactgCTTTTTTAAATGGGGATCTAAATGAGAAAATTTACATGGAGCAACCCGAAGGTTTTATTGAAGCAGGCCAAGAAAGCAAAggttttttcaatattgcttgattttgttaatatggggtccactttttttcccgtgaatttggatgtggtgggttccagttttttttttttaaatattggatgGTGTCTAATATggagcccacaattttttttattattagttgttgtttaatatatatgaggtccacaattttgtttttttacaattttttttttatgggcctgtttaatatggggcccaaatttttttattatttttttttattagggGGGGGGttccacaacggacgacgaaaaagaagcaccaaccggtgcttcttaatagtagtaactAGCAATGTATGTCGGTGCTACGCACGGGAGCAAGTGGAGCAAGTGCCCAACCCAAGGAAGAATTAGATTGACATCGAAGTACAAGCTTCTCTATGTTGAGAATCACTTCGTTCCAGTAACATAACCAAATGATGTATTCtatatattactattatatataagcgcTGATCTGAAACTTTTGTCGTCCTCACACATACCATAGGGACCCACAGGGTAGTAAATTGCATACGTGGTTGTTGTGTTGCTTACCCTTTTTCAAATTCTTACTTTTGCAAACTCCCACTTTTGCATACGTGGCACTTGAAACTGTTCTTTTTTGCTTTTTATTAAATTACTTTTTACATCTTCATCccaaaatatttttatataattattgaGTATctaaatttttaaaatattagattaatctaatttaatttagTTCCGAAGATTAATCAAATTGCTTTTCAAAAAATTGAAATGTGACAAATATTTTGGGATGGATGAAGTCTATTATTTGTCCTTAtatatttgggtaaaaatttatACAGCTTTGGAGCCAAATTTTCTTTTATAACCGGAGGATTTATTAGGTCTTACTCTATCCTTTATTAAACCTCCAATATTTTGCTTCTTTAGTGAACTCATATGTGTGTGTAAAATCTGTCCTAAAATTATTTTTAGGTATAGTTTTAAGAACTTTTACTTTATTAAtgtattttaattattatttattaatattcgTGTATGATCATTAGGTTTATTTGTGTAAAAACTCAAAACTAAGATTATAAATATGGTTGTATGAATTTGGAGTTATTGAAAAAATTTGTTGCCTTAGGTGATTCTAGAAGATGAAAACATATTTTAAGTGAGTTCAAAATAAacacaaaatgagtttgaagcAGGACAGAGTTGGTGTGTCAGCTACGAATTTGGTCAATTTGGTCTGATTCGGTAGCGCTTTGGTTCAAATTCTGTATTAATCTTAAAAATTCACTAAGTATGCATATATTATTAGTTTAGGTTAAAAGAAATTAGGATCAGAagtcataaacttcaaattctgacGCCACATCTGATTTGatgtaaataatttcatcaaaatgaaagttaagatattaaaagagtgaaatgaaaattttgcttttatatattggaaatatacttatttgaaattttaattattatACATTTAAAAGTGcaaaataaattatatttctttaattaagtTATCTATTTCTACAGGGGAAATTTCAGAAATGTAGAATTTGCTAACTTACATTGCAAAAGTATAGCCCAAAACTTACATTGCTAAAATAtagcccaaaaacacttttatacAACGTTGTATACTTATATACAAAAGATAGTTACATTATGTATATCGGTGTATGAAATGTATAATGTGTAGGTATATACACTAAAAGAtataattatacaatattatacacgaaAATACGCACTTATACATTTATACAATATAGTATATGTGGGTATAAACATATATCTAAACTGGTTTTGAATAAGAATTGCACTTTTATACAAGACAGATATATtttgtatataggtgtataaaaatgtataagaggtgtgtatatgggtgtatgCACACCTCTCATTCACTATTATACAATATTATCCACTATTATACAGAAACTAACTATAACACCACCAACGACGGAGTAGCAGTAACCACTAGCCATCGTCGAAGTTCTGTTCTCAAGCGAACTCCAAAACCACCGACGAAGTTCGATGAGCAGCAACATAATTTCTCCCTTTGTTCATCTCTATCTCTCCCTCGACGAGATCAAGCCGGAGTTCCGGCGAAAACCA
Coding sequences:
- the LOC132627353 gene encoding cytochrome P450 71A1-like isoform X2, with product MDISWVFIALGAWLLALVFLSKYFNQYPKRKLPPGPRPWPIIGNLNLLGSLPHNSLHHLSQKYGDLMLLKFGSKPVLVASSPEMAKEILKTHDAIFASRPALAAGKPILLQDHLPRFTLRTISRLVMSGKYCSDDSIVTLQTLQLMLDEWFFLGGVINLGDWVPWLSWFDLQGYIKRMKALGKNLTEYYKYVLEDHKAKRQTEENYVPTDMVDVLLHLADDPNLEVKLTTDSMMGIIHDLLAGGTDTSAAAIEWAFQELLRRPNIIDKAHQELDVAIGKERWVEEEDFSKLPYLEAIIKETFRLHPLAALLPPHYSLEDCNVAGYDIPKGTLVYVNAWSLGRNPKYWDRPEEFIPERFIENNVDIKGQNFTMLPFGSGRRKCPGYSFGIKVVRTTMANLLHGFNWKLPRDMKPEDISMEEIYGLTTHPNKPVSMIMEPRLPLHFYY
- the LOC132627353 gene encoding trimethyltridecatetraene synthase-like isoform X1 — protein: MDISWVFIALGAWLLALVFLSKYFNQYPKRKLPPGPRPWPIIGNLNLLGSLPHNSLHHLSQKYGDLMLLKFGSKPVLVASSPEMAKEILKTHDAIFASRPALAAGKYTSFNYSDMTWAPYGAHLRQARNICQTEIFNPKRLDSLKYIHVEERRTLISRLFPLSGKPILLQDHLPRFTLRTISRLVMSGKYCSDDSIVTLQTLQLMLDEWFFLGGVINLGDWVPWLSWFDLQGYIKRMKALGKNLTEYYKYVLEDHKAKRQTEENYVPTDMVDVLLHLADDPNLEVKLTTDSMMGIIHDLLAGGTDTSAAAIEWAFQELLRRPNIIDKAHQELDVAIGKERWVEEEDFSKLPYLEAIIKETFRLHPLAALLPPHYSLEDCNVAGYDIPKGTLVYVNAWSLGRNPKYWDRPEEFIPERFIENNVDIKGQNFTMLPFGSGRRKCPGYSFGIKVVRTTMANLLHGFNWKLPRDMKPEDISMEEIYGLTTHPNKPVSMIMEPRLPLHFYY
- the LOC132628945 gene encoding uncharacterized protein LOC132628945 — protein: MEEEARGQDALLQTEESSLQPVTNKFRKRGPTPQANITEKPLVAMITDINMVENVDGWWADSGANRHVCYDKDWFKVYTPFEEPKTIMLGDSHTTQVLGKGDVELSFTSGRVLTLKDVLFTPSMRKNLMSSFLLNKAGFKQIIESDEYVIVKKETNYNTTNDGVAVTTSHRRSSVLKRTPKPPTKFDEQQHNFSLCSSLSLPRRDQAGVPAKTTSYTNSLTTTTRSE